From Rhinatrema bivittatum chromosome 5, aRhiBiv1.1, whole genome shotgun sequence, the proteins below share one genomic window:
- the LOC115091576 gene encoding zinc finger protein 436-like has translation MNKNGKENHHVISPEVSVPQPAFSGESKDGTAPCVEREQNCGGQQPGHPAGDRLEQPTKKDTAVGSATDSAMPQGVPVEGPQTSSECTQRSGLCQGLAEPPKQQAQERPFQCTQCEKGFIRNSDLIKHQRTHMGERFYICNECGKSFRRHTSLIIHERIHTGERPYKCTECGKNFIQRQHLTTHLKTHTGERPFPCTECGKGFRWRSELIKHQKVHTGYTRG, from the coding sequence ATGAATAAAAACGGGAAGGAGAATCATCATGTAATAAGTCCCGAAGTCTCCGTGCCGCAGCCGGCGTTCTCTGGAGAATCCAAGGACGGCACTGCCCCTTGTGTTGAGAGGGAGCAGAACTGCGGGGGTCAGCAGCCGGGGCACCCTGCAGGAGACAGACTGGAGCAGCCCACGAAGAAGGACACGGCCGTGGGCAGTGCAACAGACAGTGCCATGCCGCAGGGCGTGCCGGTGGAAGGACCACAGACCTCCTCTGAGTGCACCCAGCGTTCTGGGCTGTGCCAGGGCCTCGCTGAGCCCCCGAAGCAGCAAGCGCAAGAGAGACCATTTCAATGTACTCAATGTGAGAAAGGTTTCATTCGGAACTCGGATCTTATAAAACACCAGAGGACTCACATGGGGGAGAGGTTCTACATCTGCAACGAGTGTGGGAAGAGCTTCCGGCGGCACACCTCGCTCATCATCCACGAGAGGATCCACACGGGGGAGAGGCCGTATAAGTGTACCGAATGCGGGAAGAACTTCATCCAGCGTCAGCATCTGACGACGCACCTGAAAACCCACACGGGGGAAAGACCCTTTCcatgtactgagtgtggaa